The Pseudodesulfovibrio sp. zrk46 genome contains a region encoding:
- a CDS encoding HAD hydrolase family protein, translated as MAVHPTVTLLVRDKEKSALFYEKSLGFSLAWETLLIGPYGQSLRLLEVPDGPTGGCIVHSVEVPSIDMAVEAIIEHGGGRGEKLLEDTPLYVGPDGELIMLSQRGLSNADVVKLVVYDFDGVMTDNRVFVDETGRETVAANRSDGLAIGMIRKLGIDQCILSTEENPVVSARAGKLNIEVSQGIRDKGSAIIDLAGRKGVSLAEVLYVGNDVNDADAMGLCGFTVAPADAHPAILAMADYVTEAPGGFGVIRELADVLSAGVRR; from the coding sequence ATGGCTGTTCATCCCACAGTGACGCTGCTGGTGCGCGACAAGGAAAAATCCGCTCTGTTCTATGAAAAGAGTCTGGGCTTCAGTCTGGCCTGGGAAACCCTGCTTATCGGTCCCTACGGCCAATCTCTGCGTCTTCTGGAAGTGCCTGACGGCCCGACGGGTGGCTGCATCGTGCACAGCGTGGAAGTGCCGAGTATCGATATGGCCGTGGAGGCCATCATCGAGCACGGCGGCGGCCGGGGCGAGAAGTTGCTGGAAGATACGCCTCTCTACGTGGGACCGGATGGCGAACTCATCATGCTCTCCCAGCGCGGTCTCTCCAACGCAGACGTCGTGAAGCTCGTGGTCTATGATTTCGACGGCGTAATGACCGACAACCGTGTGTTCGTGGACGAAACAGGGCGGGAAACCGTTGCGGCCAATCGCTCGGACGGTCTGGCCATCGGCATGATCCGCAAGCTCGGCATTGACCAGTGCATTCTGTCCACCGAGGAAAATCCCGTGGTGTCGGCTCGTGCAGGGAAACTCAATATCGAGGTGTCGCAGGGCATCCGTGACAAAGGCTCTGCCATTATCGATCTCGCTGGGCGGAAGGGCGTGTCCCTTGCCGAAGTGCTTTACGTGGGCAACGACGTCAACGACGCCGACGCCATGGGCTTGTGCGGCTTCACCGTAGCGCCGGCCGACGCCCATCCCGCCATTTTGGCCATGGCCGATTACGTGACCGAGGCCCCGGGCGGTTTCGGCGTGATCCGCGAGCTGGCCGACGTGCTGTCCGCAGGAGTGCGGAGATAA
- the rfaE1 gene encoding D-glycero-beta-D-manno-heptose-7-phosphate kinase, translating into MTLKKIHSAINALEGHKVMIIGDLMLDHYMIGGVDRISPEAPVPVVRVEKESSLLGGAGNVARNITALGGEAVLVSMVGEDGDGSILERLCNEAQVTTKFIRCQARPTTKKTRIIASNQQVVRVDQEQIGPLQDAEMDELFNYLQSVISDFPVIILSDYGKGFISAEFMDRFNAMIDNLPERPKVLVDPKTVNYDLYTGVDLLTPNTKEAGEGAGFPVADMESVIRAGDALFDRLQCKNLLITMGGDGMALFEGKDSIQHVPTFARKVFDVTGAGDTVIATIALALSAGTDLLTACTLANYAAGVVVAQVGAATASISDLKDVVDELPEPIVTSW; encoded by the coding sequence ATGACATTGAAAAAGATTCACTCAGCTATCAACGCCCTTGAGGGCCATAAGGTCATGATCATCGGCGACCTGATGCTTGACCATTATATGATTGGCGGTGTTGACCGTATTTCACCTGAAGCACCGGTCCCCGTGGTCCGGGTTGAGAAGGAGTCCTCCCTTCTCGGCGGGGCAGGTAATGTGGCTCGCAACATCACTGCGCTGGGCGGCGAGGCCGTACTCGTATCCATGGTCGGTGAAGATGGAGATGGCTCCATTCTGGAGCGACTCTGCAATGAAGCGCAGGTGACTACGAAGTTCATCCGTTGCCAGGCGCGCCCGACCACCAAGAAGACCCGAATCATCGCGAGTAACCAACAGGTTGTGCGTGTTGACCAAGAGCAGATTGGACCGCTTCAGGATGCTGAAATGGACGAACTCTTCAACTATCTGCAATCCGTGATCAGTGATTTTCCGGTCATCATCCTTTCAGACTACGGAAAGGGCTTCATCTCTGCCGAATTCATGGATCGATTCAACGCCATGATCGATAATCTGCCTGAGCGTCCAAAGGTTCTCGTCGATCCCAAGACCGTAAATTACGACCTCTACACCGGCGTAGACCTGCTGACTCCAAATACCAAGGAAGCAGGGGAGGGTGCAGGATTTCCTGTGGCGGACATGGAGTCCGTCATTCGCGCCGGAGACGCACTCTTTGACCGCCTCCAGTGCAAGAACCTCCTGATCACCATGGGCGGCGACGGCATGGCATTGTTTGAAGGCAAGGATTCTATTCAGCACGTACCGACCTTCGCTCGTAAGGTGTTTGATGTTACGGGCGCAGGTGACACGGTCATTGCTACCATCGCCTTAGCCTTGTCTGCCGGCACGGATCTGTTGACCGCCTGTACACTGGCCAACTATGCAGCCGGTGTTGTGGTTGCACAGGTCGGCGCAGCCACGGCATCAATCAGCGATCTCAAGGACGTGGTGGACGAATTGCCCGAGCCCATAGTCACCTCGTGGTAA
- a CDS encoding helix-turn-helix domain-containing protein, producing MNDISKPPTLFTVREVADILRVHQRTAYRLITGGSIKAIKIGSQWRVPEASLMDFLNSGWQEPESEGKKESGPTQYKLPLE from the coding sequence ATGAATGATATTTCCAAGCCTCCGACGTTATTCACGGTGCGCGAAGTGGCAGACATCCTCCGCGTGCACCAACGAACGGCGTACAGACTGATTACAGGTGGAAGTATCAAGGCGATTAAAATAGGAAGCCAGTGGCGTGTCCCAGAGGCATCGCTGATGGATTTCCTCAATTCAGGATGGCAGGAGCCGGAATCTGAGGGCAAAAAGGAATCCGGTCCCACGCAATACAAACTTCCTTTGGAGTAA
- a CDS encoding ABC transporter permease, which yields MALPLNFRIALSSLKAHKWRAILAMLGVFLGALAFTGVQHVSKIMVRRAEIETEKLGPNSYAVVAGNIRFRRSGGARITAFSRNFTVGDAKAVIDGVPSVMEGTPYVNTTMQVRGNGNAVTAKIMASWPNYQVIRNFFPENGRFFDWEDVEERNKVCVLGQKIAERLFGSADAAIGETVYLFRASFRVLGVMEAKGRDVAGEDQDEYLFIPLETFMRRASNQDWISGVFLRLSKDAGLEQVEESATAIMRMRHNIKEGQKDDFATMSPKDAMRLQRQALDLMTTLGGITSTISFGVGGLGILSIMILVVRSRRIEIGVRRAVGGRRQDIIRQFLFESALMAGIGGAFGVLATVVLVTVGCNLADLPLIIDANSLITTLVGSCVLGIAAGAYPAWQAANIEILDVLKI from the coding sequence ATGGCACTCCCACTGAATTTTCGCATAGCACTCTCGTCGCTCAAGGCGCACAAATGGCGGGCCATTCTGGCCATGCTCGGCGTGTTCCTTGGCGCGCTTGCGTTTACTGGAGTTCAGCATGTGTCCAAGATCATGGTCCGCAGGGCCGAGATCGAAACCGAAAAGCTGGGACCCAACTCCTATGCGGTGGTCGCTGGAAATATACGCTTCCGTCGTAGCGGCGGGGCGCGAATCACAGCCTTTTCGCGCAACTTCACCGTGGGAGATGCAAAGGCTGTCATCGACGGCGTGCCTTCTGTCATGGAAGGAACGCCCTATGTGAACACCACAATGCAGGTGCGCGGCAATGGAAATGCCGTCACTGCGAAGATCATGGCGTCGTGGCCCAACTATCAAGTTATTCGTAATTTTTTCCCAGAAAATGGCCGTTTTTTTGATTGGGAAGATGTCGAAGAGCGCAACAAGGTCTGCGTTCTTGGCCAGAAAATTGCCGAGCGGTTGTTCGGTAGCGCTGATGCGGCAATAGGGGAGACAGTCTATCTCTTCCGGGCCAGCTTCCGCGTGTTGGGAGTGATGGAGGCAAAGGGCCGTGATGTGGCCGGAGAAGATCAGGATGAGTACCTCTTCATTCCGCTGGAGACATTCATGCGGCGCGCCAGCAATCAGGACTGGATTTCAGGCGTGTTCCTCAGGCTCTCAAAAGATGCCGGACTGGAGCAGGTAGAAGAGTCGGCCACCGCCATCATGCGTATGCGGCACAATATCAAAGAAGGGCAGAAGGATGACTTCGCCACCATGTCGCCCAAGGATGCCATGCGGTTGCAACGACAGGCGCTGGATCTCATGACCACACTGGGCGGTATCACCTCCACCATCTCCTTCGGGGTGGGCGGCCTCGGCATCCTGTCCATCATGATTCTCGTGGTTCGTTCGCGGCGAATTGAGATCGGTGTGCGCAGGGCTGTGGGCGGACGTCGCCAGGATATCATTCGACAGTTTCTGTTCGAGTCGGCTCTCATGGCCGGCATCGGTGGAGCCTTCGGCGTACTGGCCACCGTGGTACTTGTCACAGTGGGCTGTAATCTGGCCGATCTGCCGCTCATCATCGATGCCAACAGCCTCATCACCACCCTTGTTGGGTCCTGCGTTTTGGGGATTGCTGCGGGCGCATATCCGGCATGGCAGGCGGCAAATATCGAAATCCTCGACGTTCTCAAAATATAG
- a CDS encoding LarC family nickel insertion protein produces the protein MRTVYLDCSTGVSGDMLLASLAHVLEEIEGEGAGFAFLKNELTRLNIEGFGLEWSHKKIGGIMTWHVDVIQTNDQPLRTHGDLMRIVDDSGVTGRAAEWSRQAITLLGEAEAKVHGVSLEKVHFHEIGAVDTIVDIVGSMVLLDRIGAETVVCSPVDLGSGFVHCAHGKMPVPAPACALLAQSLITFGSECGMERATPTGLTVLRTVVDNCGTMPMGRVRGVGYGSGGRSSDEHPTYVRAFMLEKVAEDLPNRDHNHA, from the coding sequence ATGCGAACCGTATATTTGGACTGCTCGACAGGTGTGAGCGGTGACATGCTCTTGGCCTCGTTGGCCCATGTGCTAGAAGAAATAGAGGGCGAGGGAGCAGGGTTTGCCTTTCTTAAAAACGAGCTAACACGCCTTAATATTGAAGGATTCGGTCTTGAATGGTCCCATAAGAAGATCGGTGGGATTATGACTTGGCATGTGGACGTGATCCAGACGAACGACCAACCGCTGCGAACACATGGCGACCTTATGCGGATCGTGGATGACAGTGGTGTTACCGGACGGGCTGCAGAATGGTCTCGACAGGCCATAACCCTGTTGGGGGAGGCTGAGGCCAAGGTGCATGGCGTTTCACTCGAGAAAGTCCACTTTCACGAGATAGGTGCTGTAGATACTATTGTGGATATTGTAGGAAGCATGGTTTTACTGGACCGCATCGGAGCTGAAACAGTGGTGTGCTCGCCCGTGGATCTGGGGTCTGGTTTCGTACATTGTGCACATGGCAAAATGCCAGTACCTGCACCAGCTTGTGCGTTGTTAGCGCAAAGCCTTATTACCTTCGGTTCTGAATGTGGAATGGAGCGGGCAACGCCCACTGGATTGACAGTATTGCGGACAGTTGTCGATAACTGCGGAACTATGCCCATGGGGAGGGTTCGTGGTGTGGGTTACGGCTCAGGCGGTAGGTCGTCTGACGAACACCCGACATACGTTCGTGCCTTCATGTTAGAGAAGGTTGCAGAAGATTTACCGAATAGAGACCATAATCATGCGTGA
- a CDS encoding DUF3431 domain-containing protein, with protein MRDNIKLIIARYQEDISWVDDLDYDYIVYDKGGKPVQNAVHLANIGREAHTYFTHIVREYDSLAPVNVFLQGDPFDHIGDQGKGDVKTLQNHIEDVADRGVPFKGFAWFKLKCDRLGRPHDLHKPENEGRWAGWGKDIPLAEIFEKLFDADFPRQLVARAPTGIFAVTGDRIRTRPKAFYEYALRLVEADPDDANNTGHAFERLWQHIFNGNVAWNRNDYEKL; from the coding sequence ATGCGTGATAACATAAAACTGATCATAGCGCGGTATCAGGAAGACATCTCCTGGGTCGATGACCTGGACTATGATTACATAGTGTATGACAAGGGTGGAAAGCCCGTACAAAATGCAGTTCATTTGGCAAATATTGGTAGAGAAGCGCATACATATTTTACACACATCGTGCGAGAGTACGACTCGTTGGCTCCGGTCAATGTGTTTCTGCAGGGAGACCCATTTGATCATATTGGTGATCAGGGAAAAGGGGACGTGAAAACGTTGCAGAACCATATTGAAGATGTTGCGGATCGAGGTGTTCCATTCAAGGGATTTGCTTGGTTCAAGCTCAAATGTGACCGATTGGGCCGTCCGCATGACCTGCACAAGCCTGAAAACGAGGGCAGATGGGCTGGATGGGGCAAAGACATCCCGTTGGCCGAAATATTCGAGAAGCTGTTCGACGCCGATTTTCCCCGCCAGTTGGTGGCGCGTGCTCCAACCGGCATCTTTGCTGTCACCGGAGACAGAATCCGGACACGGCCCAAGGCGTTCTACGAGTATGCCTTGCGGTTGGTGGAGGCTGATCCTGATGATGCAAATAACACCGGACATGCCTTTGAACGGTTGTGGCAGCACATTTTCAATGGCAATGTAGCCTGGAATCGGAACGACTACGAAAAGTTATAG
- a CDS encoding ChbG/HpnK family deacetylase — MKLIINVDDAGLHPAVNRAVEILAEKGLCTSASIVANGLAVKSATALEGVSLGVHLDILRGRPVSHWQNVTSLVDKNGAFLMDPVILFQRYAAGKVDHMEVEKEWRAQIEHIMSLGVKPTHLTSHKHVHGWPSLTRMAVNLAKEYGIDWIRKPEECSEISKLDKSIYQSKFLNVCGYFDRELDGVNWTDVLWSAVDHDGAMSPERFVVYLDNCGDVKPDSVLELGCGAGMITAGDPPIPPEYDPTKISAVWRDQFRSLAEDAWPEAIKMLGAELVTYSELPKFVE, encoded by the coding sequence ATGAAGCTCATAATTAATGTAGATGATGCCGGATTGCACCCAGCTGTGAACCGGGCTGTCGAGATATTGGCGGAAAAAGGATTGTGCACGTCCGCATCCATCGTTGCGAACGGACTTGCTGTGAAGAGCGCGACGGCGCTGGAAGGCGTGAGTCTCGGCGTGCATTTGGATATTCTTCGTGGGCGTCCGGTGAGCCATTGGCAGAATGTTACTTCACTGGTGGATAAGAACGGGGCCTTTTTGATGGACCCTGTCATTCTTTTTCAACGCTATGCAGCCGGAAAGGTTGACCACATGGAAGTGGAAAAAGAGTGGCGCGCCCAAATCGAACACATCATGAGCCTTGGCGTGAAACCTACTCATCTGACAAGCCACAAGCATGTCCATGGGTGGCCGTCCCTGACGCGCATGGCGGTGAATCTGGCGAAGGAATACGGCATTGACTGGATTCGCAAACCAGAAGAGTGCAGTGAGATTTCCAAGCTGGACAAATCAATCTATCAATCAAAATTTCTCAACGTCTGTGGGTATTTCGACAGAGAACTCGACGGTGTGAACTGGACTGACGTTTTGTGGAGTGCCGTTGATCATGATGGGGCAATGTCCCCGGAGCGGTTTGTCGTCTATCTGGATAATTGTGGGGATGTGAAGCCTGACAGTGTGTTGGAGTTGGGCTGCGGCGCTGGCATGATAACAGCTGGTGATCCTCCGATACCGCCGGAATACGATCCAACCAAGATCAGCGCTGTGTGGCGCGACCAGTTTCGCTCTCTGGCAGAGGATGCGTGGCCGGAAGCCATCAAGATGTTAGGCGCTGAGTTGGTCACATATTCGGAATTGCCGAAATTCGTGGAATGA
- a CDS encoding ATP-dependent 6-phosphofructokinase, producing the protein MSPESTLHFDTTIDTLGACKIATPMRSPRYVDESKPQRLIMTPEELAELDNETLTMSFEKAGPREKIYFDPSKTKCAIVTCGGICPGINDVIRAIVMEAHYKYGIPTVLGIRNGLRGFIPKYGYDVMELTPSNVTNIHHFGGTILGSSRGQQDPVEIVDSLERLNVNVLFVIGGDGTMRAARSIVEETRKRKRKIAVIGVPKTIDNDINFITRTFGFDTAVEKATEAIQCAHVEATGMDRGVGLVKLMGREAGFIAAQATLALQDVNFLLVPEHSFTLEGENGLLKALERRLEHRNHAVIVCAEGAGQDLMCDDLERDESGNPKLGDICGFLIDNMKSYFSANDLEFNVKFIDPSYIIRSVPANAGDRVYCGFLGQQAVHAAMSGKTGMVVTHLKSSMVHLPLDLVTVKRRTLNVNSDYWNVVMESTGQLDYFFPK; encoded by the coding sequence ATGTCGCCAGAGTCTACATTACATTTCGATACGACCATTGATACACTCGGCGCTTGCAAGATCGCCACGCCTATGCGCAGCCCCCGGTACGTGGATGAATCCAAGCCACAGCGCTTGATCATGACGCCTGAAGAGTTGGCAGAACTCGATAACGAGACCCTGACCATGTCTTTTGAGAAGGCTGGGCCTCGCGAGAAGATCTATTTCGATCCATCCAAGACCAAATGCGCCATTGTCACCTGTGGTGGCATTTGCCCGGGTATCAACGACGTTATCCGCGCCATCGTCATGGAAGCGCATTATAAATACGGCATTCCCACCGTGCTCGGGATCAGAAACGGCCTGCGCGGTTTTATTCCGAAATACGGCTATGACGTGATGGAGCTGACGCCCAGCAATGTGACCAATATTCATCACTTCGGTGGTACGATTCTCGGCTCTTCGAGAGGGCAGCAGGACCCGGTGGAGATCGTGGATTCTCTGGAGCGACTTAACGTGAACGTCCTGTTCGTGATCGGTGGAGACGGCACCATGCGGGCCGCGAGATCGATTGTTGAAGAGACCCGCAAGCGCAAGCGCAAGATCGCGGTTATCGGTGTGCCGAAGACCATTGATAACGACATCAATTTCATCACCCGTACATTTGGCTTTGATACGGCTGTCGAGAAAGCGACCGAGGCTATCCAGTGCGCCCACGTGGAAGCGACTGGCATGGACCGAGGCGTCGGTCTGGTCAAGCTGATGGGCCGTGAGGCTGGTTTCATTGCGGCACAGGCTACGCTGGCCTTGCAGGATGTAAACTTCCTTCTCGTTCCCGAGCATTCGTTCACTCTGGAAGGTGAGAATGGCCTTCTGAAGGCCCTGGAGCGCCGTCTGGAGCATCGTAACCATGCGGTCATCGTCTGTGCCGAGGGCGCAGGGCAGGACCTCATGTGCGATGATTTGGAGCGTGACGAGTCCGGGAATCCCAAGCTGGGAGACATTTGCGGTTTCCTGATTGACAATATGAAGAGTTACTTCAGTGCAAATGACCTGGAGTTCAATGTAAAATTCATTGATCCCAGTTATATAATCAGGTCTGTGCCAGCGAATGCCGGCGATCGCGTCTACTGTGGTTTTCTGGGCCAGCAGGCAGTTCATGCAGCCATGAGTGGCAAGACCGGGATGGTCGTGACACATCTCAAGTCGAGCATGGTGCATTTGCCCCTTGATCTGGTGACCGTGAAACGGCGGACTCTGAATGTGAACTCGGACTACTGGAATGTGGTGATGGAATCCACTGGACAGTTGGACTATTTTTTCCCGAAATAA
- a CDS encoding ParB/RepB/Spo0J family partition protein: MTSGNRGLGRGLDALLGGVREDEKVTSDAAEVRMIPITAITPNPHQPRREFAEEALNDLCASIKTRGVLQPILIRPLGGGKYELVAGERRLRASKLAGLTEIPTLLREMTDQESLAIALIENLQREDLNAVEEALGYKRLQQEFGLSQEELARQVGKSRSAVANSLRLLNLPETVQNDIQQGNISAGHGRAIMAVTEDDVQSELHRRVAENGLTVRQAEAQATFWKQNGRLPGAEEIGQAVTASKGAKAPAKPLDPRLESLQSALGDLLGVKVKIAGSPEKGKVTVSYGDEDTLKSFVEKLGAEYA; the protein is encoded by the coding sequence ATGACATCGGGTAACAGAGGGCTTGGACGTGGATTGGACGCGCTGCTTGGCGGGGTTCGTGAAGACGAAAAAGTGACCTCGGATGCGGCGGAAGTTCGCATGATTCCCATCACTGCGATCACGCCCAACCCGCATCAGCCGCGGCGTGAATTCGCTGAGGAGGCACTGAATGATCTGTGCGCCTCCATCAAGACCCGTGGCGTTCTCCAGCCGATTCTCATCCGTCCTCTGGGCGGTGGTAAATATGAACTGGTGGCAGGTGAGCGACGCCTCCGTGCGTCAAAGCTGGCAGGCCTGACCGAGATTCCGACTCTCCTGCGAGAGATGACGGACCAAGAAAGTCTCGCCATTGCGCTCATCGAAAACCTGCAGCGTGAAGACCTGAACGCTGTTGAAGAAGCACTTGGTTATAAGCGTTTGCAGCAGGAGTTCGGCTTGAGCCAGGAAGAGCTGGCCCGTCAGGTCGGCAAAAGCCGCTCTGCCGTAGCCAACTCCCTGCGTCTTCTGAACTTGCCTGAAACCGTTCAGAACGATATCCAGCAGGGCAATATTTCCGCTGGGCATGGCCGTGCAATCATGGCTGTGACAGAGGATGACGTTCAGTCCGAGTTGCACCGCCGTGTGGCAGAAAACGGGCTCACAGTGCGTCAGGCCGAAGCGCAGGCTACATTCTGGAAACAGAATGGCCGCCTGCCCGGGGCAGAGGAAATAGGGCAGGCTGTCACCGCCTCAAAGGGGGCTAAAGCTCCGGCCAAACCCCTAGATCCGCGCCTTGAATCTCTCCAGTCCGCTCTGGGCGATTTGCTGGGAGTTAAGGTAAAGATTGCGGGTAGTCCTGAAAAAGGCAAGGTTACAGTCAGTTATGGCGATGAAGATACCTTGAAGTCTTTTGTGGAAAAGTTGGGCGCAGAGTACGCCTAG
- a CDS encoding TetR/AcrR family transcriptional regulator: MTTIHDNDEMGLSILDAAARLFEEQGVKKTTLEDIAKRAGVGLEDIKSLFHTKTALALKLQTHALQELSRQYLVEMPDASLEEMVEFIMRTRLRYAESHVEQTMLFFRKAFNGVQPWSQMLDQTIWQLSVEFASLIEKRVQAGEFRKDMDINTAVRALTSFYLTGITLMGLRADNFSADEVWAFIEPQVHMLLEGLRA; this comes from the coding sequence ATGACGACAATTCACGATAACGATGAGATGGGGTTGTCCATTCTGGACGCCGCCGCTAGGCTTTTCGAAGAGCAGGGCGTCAAGAAGACAACCCTCGAAGACATTGCAAAGCGAGCCGGAGTGGGGCTGGAAGATATCAAATCCCTATTTCACACCAAGACCGCGCTTGCCCTGAAGTTGCAGACACATGCGCTACAGGAACTCAGCAGACAGTATTTGGTGGAAATGCCCGACGCCTCTCTTGAAGAGATGGTCGAGTTCATCATGCGCACACGCCTCAGATATGCGGAAAGTCATGTTGAGCAGACCATGCTGTTCTTCCGAAAAGCCTTCAATGGTGTGCAGCCATGGTCACAGATGTTGGATCAAACCATTTGGCAGCTTTCTGTCGAATTCGCTTCGCTTATCGAGAAGCGTGTTCAGGCCGGAGAGTTTCGAAAGGACATGGATATCAACACGGCCGTGCGTGCCCTGACTTCCTTCTATCTGACCGGCATAACCCTCATGGGATTGCGGGCAGATAATTTCAGTGCAGATGAAGTGTGGGCGTTTATCGAACCGCAGGTACACATGCTGCTTGAAGGGCTCCGCGCCTGA
- a CDS encoding MarR family transcriptional regulator yields the protein MQPGYLTILSRLWERDGITQKELKATLDIEQATLSNTLKRMERDGLVEQKRTKEDRRRHHITLTDHGRSIQSTVTAAIDDLRSSVNQGLTINDRRYFKRIMRQMTEKLEEDQMESIVVLLDEVVD from the coding sequence GTGCAACCAGGATATCTCACCATTCTCTCAAGACTGTGGGAAAGAGACGGCATCACGCAAAAGGAATTGAAGGCCACGTTGGACATTGAGCAAGCCACCCTCTCCAATACCCTCAAACGAATGGAAAGGGATGGCCTTGTCGAGCAAAAGCGAACCAAGGAAGATCGTCGGCGACATCACATTACCCTCACCGATCACGGTCGCAGCATCCAATCCACCGTGACCGCGGCCATTGATGACCTTCGCTCTTCGGTTAATCAGGGCCTGACCATCAATGACCGTCGCTATTTCAAACGCATCATGCGGCAAATGACCGAAAAGCTGGAAGAAGACCAGATGGAATCCATTGTCGTCCTTCTGGATGAAGTCGTGGATTAA
- the larE gene encoding ATP-dependent sacrificial sulfur transferase LarE — translation MEMLISVIRQRCVAVDRAVVAMSGGVDSTLVAAAAAAAMGVRCVAVTVQSELTAPRDFTRAVEMAEHIGIEHHPLCIRLREIKEVRRNTELRCYHCKRAIFDLMRLEYGDDTLIMDGTNKDDDPKRPGLKTAKEFGVFSPLKEAGMTKADVRRVAKSIELPNWDTPSESCLATRIPTGIPLNQQRLEMVRAMEEFFHARGVKTLRARHDNLVATIEVLSQYNAIIEKNHDRFMELISDLGLRSYRVCVLKG, via the coding sequence ATGGAAATGCTCATATCAGTCATCCGCCAACGTTGTGTGGCGGTGGACCGGGCCGTGGTGGCCATGTCCGGCGGCGTGGACTCCACGCTGGTGGCTGCCGCTGCGGCAGCGGCCATGGGCGTGCGTTGCGTGGCCGTGACCGTGCAGAGTGAGCTGACCGCACCGCGAGATTTTACCCGCGCCGTGGAAATGGCCGAACATATCGGCATCGAGCATCATCCCCTGTGCATAAGACTTCGGGAAATCAAGGAAGTTCGGCGGAATACAGAGCTTCGCTGCTATCATTGCAAGCGGGCCATCTTCGATCTCATGCGGCTAGAATATGGTGACGATACGCTGATCATGGATGGCACCAACAAAGATGACGATCCGAAGCGTCCTGGACTCAAGACCGCGAAAGAGTTCGGTGTGTTTTCGCCACTGAAAGAGGCGGGCATGACCAAAGCAGATGTTCGCAGGGTGGCTAAATCCATAGAATTACCCAATTGGGACACGCCATCAGAGAGTTGTCTGGCCACAAGGATACCGACAGGCATTCCTCTAAATCAGCAGCGTTTGGAGATGGTACGGGCCATGGAAGAATTCTTCCACGCAAGGGGCGTGAAAACGTTGAGGGCTCGTCATGATAATCTGGTGGCAACAATTGAAGTGTTGTCGCAATACAATGCAATTATTGAAAAAAATCATGATCGCTTCATGGAACTGATCAGCGACCTTGGTCTGCGCTCCTACAGAGTGTGTGTCTTGAAGGGGTAA
- a CDS encoding class I SAM-dependent methyltransferase: protein MSKYTDIRIGGEIVRKHRRDIKKDAVICAHIPTGPCKIFESSAGSAILSRQLKDQGHDVTISNYYPQKFPDIKEIFQDLNQRLELDDDQFDVVICREVIEHVESVPHVLREFNRVLKPGGKLILTFPNRLQIRSRFMHLFSGFYRGMKSPINLDVPYGEAHINLIGYPEMDYFLRKTGYDIEAVESSYFQSSDKVFKVLQPLIRLTTNYYLLKYKKKAQEHEKTKPENIAYNTFIANTLLSDDLFFGKDVIVTATKKA, encoded by the coding sequence ATGAGTAAATACACCGATATCCGAATCGGCGGCGAAATCGTCCGCAAACATCGTCGTGACATCAAGAAAGATGCTGTCATCTGCGCCCACATCCCTACCGGCCCCTGCAAGATTTTCGAATCTAGCGCCGGCTCTGCCATCCTTTCCCGTCAATTGAAAGACCAGGGCCATGATGTCACCATTTCCAACTACTACCCGCAGAAGTTTCCTGACATCAAAGAAATTTTCCAGGATCTGAACCAGCGCCTTGAGCTTGATGATGACCAGTTCGACGTAGTTATCTGCCGTGAAGTCATCGAGCACGTCGAGTCCGTGCCGCATGTACTCCGCGAGTTCAACCGCGTTCTCAAGCCCGGCGGCAAGCTTATCCTGACCTTCCCCAACCGCTTGCAGATCCGTTCCCGCTTCATGCACCTGTTCTCCGGTTTCTACCGCGGCATGAAATCGCCCATCAATCTGGATGTCCCGTATGGCGAAGCCCATATCAACCTTATCGGCTACCCCGAGATGGACTACTTCCTCCGCAAGACCGGCTATGACATTGAAGCCGTGGAATCTTCCTACTTCCAGTCCAGCGATAAGGTTTTCAAGGTTCTCCAGCCTTTGATTCGGCTCACGACCAATTACTATCTCCTGAAATACAAGAAGAAAGCCCAGGAGCATGAAAAGACCAAACCCGAAAACATCGCGTACAACACATTCATCGCGAATACCCTGCTCAGCGATGACCTGTTTTTCGGTAAAGACGTCATAGTTACCGCCACTAAAAAGGCATAA